A genome region from Triticum aestivum cultivar Chinese Spring chromosome 2B, IWGSC CS RefSeq v2.1, whole genome shotgun sequence includes the following:
- the LOC123040851 gene encoding translation initiation factor IF-2-like, with protein sequence MAAKVLQLRSTDGKVLVAPAWDYRPATAQARPLEMRVPSRALERVLQYWTKHSLAKATGESRESLARWDADFQRRLEEDGLAKEAAAAAQELRRHGIHHGGRPRRHAGTGASGVAAPATATRADPVRAWCQLVHHLKGVDHGEPSPAPTVPIAFHASAVAARPGLATTLPAAAGAQPIGVRCAIRARGRQRTEDEESACHHRKLTASKASKPRSSVCLPATAAAPVKKVSRQVASKACSFVGSTPLPAPATAVKKMTPAASTLRARRGMGELSCKVPKQNQSPLPVIAVAAPMKQPIPWLRPVVLRLP encoded by the coding sequence ATGGCGGCCAAGGTGCTCCAGCTCCGCAGCACCGACGGCAAGGTGCTCGTCGCTCCGGCGTGGGACTATCGCCCGGCCACCGCCCAAGCCCGCCCGCTGGAGATGCGGGTGCCATCGCGCGCCCTCGAGAGGGTGCTCCAGTACTGGACCAAGCACAGCCTGGCCAAGGCCACCGGTGAGTCCCGGGAGTCCCTCGCCCGCTGGGACGCTGACTTCCAGCGCCGTCTCGAGGAAGACGGcctcgccaaggaggccgccgcagccgcccaagAACTCCGCCGCCacggcatccaccatggagggcgtCCCCGTCGCCACGCCGGCACGGGCGCATCTGGTGTCGCTGCTCCAGCCACCGCTACCCGTGCTGATCCCGTCCGTGCCTGGTGCCAACTCGTTCACCACCTCAAGGGTGTCGACCACGGAGAACCTAGCCCAGCGCCGACGGTGCCCATCGCTTTCCATGCCTCTGCCGTCGCCGCGCGCCCTGGGCTTGCCACCACCTTGCCGGCCGCTGCTGGTGCTCAACCCATTGGTGTCCGGTGCGCCATCCGTGCCCGTGGACGCCAGAGGACTGAAGACGAGGAGTCCGCTTGCCACCACCGCAAGCTCACGGCTTCCAAGGCTTCCAAGCCTCGCTCTTCGGTCTGCCTGCCTGCCACTGCTGCTGCGCCCGTGAAGAAGGTCTCTCGTCAGGTCGCTTCCAAGGCTTGCTCTTTCGTCGGCTCTACACCACTGCCTGCCCCTGCCACTGCTGTGAAGAAGATGACTCCAGCAGCTTCAACTCTGCGCGCAAGAAGGGGGATGGGGGAGCTCAGCTGCAAGGTTCCAAAGCAAAACCAATCGCCATTGCCTGTCATTGCTGTTGCAGCACCAATGAAGCAACCAATTCCTTGGCTACGTCCAGTGGTATTACGCCTTCCCTAG